The following proteins are co-located in the Anser cygnoides isolate HZ-2024a breed goose chromosome 2, Taihu_goose_T2T_genome, whole genome shotgun sequence genome:
- the LOC125183516 gene encoding dynein axonemal heavy chain 11-like isoform X2 has translation MDLCSTLAFIFSSGSCLGSTEPCAMVVPDIELICEILLVVEGFIDVCLLASKFSTLYTLCRELFSKQDHCDWGLHAIKSVLVTAGLLKWRNKNRPEDQTG, from the exons ATGGACTTGTGCTCTACACTTGCTTTCATCTTCAGTTCTGGCAGCTGCCTTGGCTCTACTGA aCCCTGTGCCATGGTTGTCCCTGACATTGAACTGATCTGTGAAATTTTGTTGGTTGTTGAAGGGTTTATTGATGTGTGCTTGTTAGCCAGCAAGTTTAGCACCTTGTATACTCTCTGCAGGGAACTGTTCTCTAAACAG gacCACTGTGACTGGGGACTTCATGCTATCAAGTCAGTTCTGGTAACTGCTGGCTTACTGAAATGGAGAAACAAGAACAGACCTGAGGATCAG ACAGGTTGA
- the LOC125183516 gene encoding dynein axonemal heavy chain 11-like isoform X1, whose amino-acid sequence MDLCSTLAFIFSSGSCLGSTEPCAMVVPDIELICEILLVVEGFIDVCLLASKFSTLYTLCRELFSKQDHCDWGLHAIKSVLVTAGLLKWRNKNRPEDQVLTLTSKERVLVTPSM is encoded by the exons ATGGACTTGTGCTCTACACTTGCTTTCATCTTCAGTTCTGGCAGCTGCCTTGGCTCTACTGA aCCCTGTGCCATGGTTGTCCCTGACATTGAACTGATCTGTGAAATTTTGTTGGTTGTTGAAGGGTTTATTGATGTGTGCTTGTTAGCCAGCAAGTTTAGCACCTTGTATACTCTCTGCAGGGAACTGTTCTCTAAACAG gacCACTGTGACTGGGGACTTCATGCTATCAAGTCAGTTCTGGTAACTGCTGGCTTACTGAAATGGAGAAACAAGAACAGACCTGAGGATCAG GTTCTGACCCTTACAAGCAAAGAACGTGTGCTGGTGACTCCATCAATGTAG